The sequence CCCAGTGTGAAGTATGTTGACGCCGTTCCGACTGAGTCGGTCATAACGAGCGTATCCTTTACCGTCTGACCGATTGCATTATCCGGAGCCTTGGTAACAGCAAACTTCACCGGAGTTTTCTTCACAAGATTGCCGCCGATATCTTTCACCGTCAGCGTAAATGCGGTATCGAGTGTTGTCAATGTAGGATTGACTTGGATTGATCCTGAAACGTTTACCAATGACGCAGCTGCACCTTGCGTTGCCTCCGCCGTAAATGTTGTTTCCAGCGCAGTAAATGTTACTGCTTCATGAGTTTGTTTCTTGCTGTTCTTGCCATTCTTACCGGTGCCGCCGATTTCCTGCGCTTCGGTAACGGCAAGCGAAGTGATGAGAGCTTTCACTCTGTAGAATCCGACTTTACTGCCGAGTGTTAATTGCGTTACGGCAATACCGGAAGAATCAGATCCATCGGTGCTGGTGCTGAGTGTTGCGCTGGTATCTCCGACCGGTTTCTCCATCAGGACAAACTGAACGTTCTTTAACGGCACTGCGTTGTCGCCAATATCCACCACGCGGACTTTGAACGAATCCAGCGGAGTAAGAATCGGTTTCGTCTGGTTGAATCCTTCCGTAGCAATCATTGCCACCGCTACGCCGTGTGTTGCGGATGCGGTAAATTCTACATCAGGAACGCCAACGCTGGTTGCTTTGATCTTGTATGTTCCGACTTTGTTGCCGAGTGTGAATTTGACTCGTGCAAATCCGTTGATGTCGGAAGGTGTGGTCTTTTCACTTAAGCGTTCACCGGTTGAATTAGCCGGAGACTGTGTAATGGTAAAGTTAACAGGCTGACCGGAGACATTGTTTCCGCCGATATCCACCACGCGCATCGCAAAGTCACTCTGCAACTCTGTGATGATCTGAGCGGATTGATTATTTCCGGCGATCTCAGCGACAGCTACTGCTGCACCCGGTTTCGCATTTGCTTTAAAGGAGACTAGGACGGAATCGTTCACTTTCGCATTCACCACATAATCGCCGCTCTTATTCCCGAGCGTTAATCTGGTTGATGCCAAGCCGGAATCATTCGTTGTCATAGTGAAGTTTGTCAATGTTTGACCGATTGCATTCAGGCTTGGTAACGTATCGATCGAGAATGTGACTGTTGTCGGTTTCGCAATGTTACCGTTTGCATCACGCACGCGCACCACAAAGTCCGACGACAATTGAGTGGTAATTATTGCCGATTGTTCTCTTCCGGAAACTTCTACCAATGATGCTGCGGAACCGGCATTGGCAAAACCAGTGAAGATTAACGGACTGCTTGGACCAATCGTTACTGAAGTTGCACTGACTGTATAGGTGCCGACTCTGGTTCCAAGCGTTAAGATAGTTGAAGCTTGTCCGAGAGGATCGGTTTGTACGCTGCTGCGACTGAGCGCTGCACCATAGGTTGTATCATTCTTGATTGTAAATACAACCGTTTCGTCTTTTACAGGATTTCCGCCATTATCCAAAATTGTGACAATAAATGGATCGGCCAATGGTTTACCATTTTCACCTGATTGATTCAATTGACCACCACTCATAATTTGAACCGGTGTACCTTGTGATGCATTTCCAGTGAATGTGATCGTATCTTTTACGGTTGCGACAACAGCCTTCACTTCATACGGACCAACTCTACTGCCGACTGTAAGAATTGTGGCAGCTTGTCCGAGCGAATTGGTCGAAACCGTTGTATTGCTTAACAGTGTATCCTTAGCATCAGTAGGCACAGCCCCAAAGAAGAAGTGTACTTGAGTTCCTTCCACAGGATTTCCTGCCGTATCAGAAACAGTCACAGTAAATGCCGTATCAAGCGGTGTTAAAATCGGTTTTGTCTGCGGAGTGATGGTTACAGCCGCCAGATATTTTGGAGCACCGGACTTTGCACTAGCCGTAAATGTGACCGTGTCTTTCACACCAGTTGCTTTTGCACTGACTTTGTAGTCACCCAACTTGCTGCCGAGTGTCAGTTGCGTTGATGCTTTTCCTTGCGCATTGGTTGTGGTTGTTGCGACACTTAATGTATCGCCAATCGATCCTCCCGGACGATCGTAAATTGCAAATTGCACTTGTGCACCTTCCACAGCGTTTCCGCCGGTGTCGGTGACGGTAATCGTAAAGGCCGTATCAAGCTTCGTCAAAATCGGTCTGCGTTGCTGCGGAAGTGCAAGCGCTGCCAATTGATTTGGGGCGCCAAACTTCGCCGTTGCACTAAATGTTATTGTATCTGCTACACCGGCAACTGTTGCGCGTACTAAGTACGTATCAGCTTTACTTCCCAATGTGAGACGAGTCGAAGCGCGTCCCAACGCATCCGTTTGTGTTGATTGGTTGCTTAAGCCTGCGCCGAAGGAGCCTGCCGGCGGATTGATAATTGCAAATTGCACTTGTGCGCTGTCAACAGGATTTCCTCCGATATCGGCAACAGAAATCGTGAAGAGCGAATCGAGCGCTGTTAAGATCTGTTTGTTCTCCTGCGTCACCGGCAGGCTTGCAAATGTTTTTGCTGCTCCATTCTGCGCAGTGGCAGAGAAGGTAATTGTATCAAGATTTGGCGCAGTTGCAATCACGCGATACTGACCAACCTTGCTTCCAACGGTGAAGAGCGTTTTTGCATAACCGGATGCATCGGTAACAACAATTGTATCAGAGAGTCTTCCGGTTGTGTCTTGACCCGGTCTGAGATTAATGGCAAATGTTACCTGAACATTGCTTACCGGCGTACCATAGGCATCGGTAATCAATACTTTGATCGTATCCAATGTTGTAAGAATAATCGGAAGTGTATTATTTTGAACACTTGCTTGAGCTATTGATACTGCAATGCCTGCAGCGCCTTGCAGAGGTCCGATTGCGCGAACGGTATCTGCCATTGCCCATCGTCCTGCAAGGGTGACATTAGATTTAGAAATTGTTCTGAGCAATGTATCGACGACCGGAGTTTGACGAACCCAGTTGTTGCCATTATCCGTGGAACGCCATAATTGCAGATGATGAATATCGTGTCCGTTCAATTCACTATCAGTAAATTTAAATTCCACCGTGCCAGTCGCCGTGGCATCGGTCGGTTGGATCTGATAATACCGTTTGATTGATTGGTTTCCATTTCCACTCTGCGTCGAGTCCGAAGCGCGTATTACGCTTGTAATTCCCGGAGCGTTGGAGGACCAGGTGATGGTAGCTCCAATATTCCCGAAATTAGAAGACGTAGTACTCCCTGTAAGGTCTACCGATTTCTGAATTGCACCTTGTAATATCCCCGATTCAAACAGTGTATCGCCTAAGGTGATAATATTTCCTTGAGGTATCTTCAATGTTACCGGTGATGCAATGGTAAGACTTCCGGTGATTGATAGATTCCCTCCGGTAGTCGTTTTTGTGCCAGTGCCGGACAACGTAACATGTTTATATTGTCCCGCGGTAAGAGTCTGGTCTGCACCGATCAATTCAAATGTTCCGGTTAATGATGCCGGTAGACCGATTGCTTTGTTCTTTATTTTTAATGTACCTCTGTTATTAATTGTTCCGTGATTAATAAAATCTTGCGCCACTCCTATATGTATAAACGTGAGAATGAATAATGCATAATACAACAACCTTTTTGTTCGCGTGATCGAAGTGGACAAAGGAATCCCGGCGTAACCTGTATAGGATTCGTTGTTCTTCTGTTTGAACGAAAGCGTTGTCAACGAGGGAGTTTGTCTAATCACCGTATCATTTCCACTCGTCGATCCTTTATCGCGTGACGTATCGAAGAGATGATCTCTCCAATCTACCACGTGCGATCGAATATTAATATTATTTGGAACCATATGGTTACCCATGAATTATATTTTTGTCCAATATTTTGCAATGCAAACTGTGAGATGGATATATTCTATCATGTCGTTTCCACCGTAACTGATCGGAAAAGACAATGACAGATGATTCTCTGTTCGATCTCATCATAAAAAATTCACTTTGCATAGCCTCTTGTTAATACCATTACCCTGAATTGCTCCTTTGCCTGTAATACTTTTTGAAACAACCGACTCAAGGGGAGGGTGAAAAGGAGCACTAAACACCCTCCGCCATGAATCGTGAACACCATTTAATCGAACGGTAGATGACACAGTGCACAGACAGCATAAGAAGTGAGCATCTCCTTTTGTGACGGTGCCATAAACATTCCTTTCGATTTCACCATTGTTATGAATACGCATTTTCAACATCTCGTTTGCCACACACATGAACTTCCACCGGATTTATACCGGAATTTCTTTCCATCATAGAGCAATGGAAGTATGTCGGTTCTGTCCATAGCTTTTATCATAGCGTTACGCATATTCCGTTCTACCATATTTCTTACCTGATACAGCATTGCTTCCTTCGATGTTTATCTGCTTCGGGTGAAACATATCGTTCATCCGAATCAACAAAGAGATCTTTATTGATGAAGCAATGTTTGTCTGGATCCATATTGAATGCATTCAAATCAAACTACTATTCCCATCGCTGCTTTTAGGCGGACTACTTCCTTGATACACGAAAGCATAACGCGACGAGTTCTGTCTCGACCGCATTGCAATATCGCTTCGTGCATTCCGAAAGAGCGTAGTTCTCCCGCGAATCATACACAGTACATTACCAAATGCATGCTCCGTGTCTCCGCGGGCAGGCGGACTTGTCCCTTCGGGACTACCACCTTCACACACTACAGGATAGTGTAACCGATATTGAACCGAATGCATTGCAATATCACTTCGTGCATTCCGAAAGAGCGCAGTTCTCCCGCGAATTATACACAGTCCATTATCATGTGTATGTTCCGTATCTCCGCGAGCAGGCGGACTTGTCCCTTCGGGACCACTCCCATGATATTCCATGGAGACAATATCCTCGCGCGGATTCTTGATCCCGTTGCATTGTAGATTAGCAACTGCCGGACCGCGAATCATATCAAAGGCTGACTCGATACTCGACCGAGGAAGCACTCCGATATCGAATACCGGAGAGTGGGCAATATGTTGTTTGTTTTCTTTTAGCATACATTGACCATAACGCGTGCATAAAAATAAATTCTTTATGAACGCTCACTCTTTACCGAACAATGTTTATGCTATTAATTTACTGTAAGCACACCATCGTTGGTTATAGTACCATCGTTTGTGACAGTGCCGCTTATAGTTACATCGCCGGCACCTTGGATGTAAACACCATTTAATGAAGATGAGGTGTTGGTTAATGTTTCAGCAGCTAAAGTACCCGTGATGTTCTTGTCAGTGTCGCCTGAGAATTTGATTTCTCTGTAATTATTCAAAGCTGCAACTGTCTGACTTCCGCCATCGGCTGTTACGCCGCTATAATGAAAAATATTGCCAGCTGCAAAAGTTACAGTTCCTCCAGTTGATGTGAAGGCTTGTCGAACCTTATATTCTACAGCCGCAAAATCTTTGGATCCAGCGTTGGTCAATGTCAAGTTCACATAGTCCGCTTGAGCAATATTCTGTGCGGCAACTGCTGCGTAATATTCAACTGTTCCACCGATCGTAGGATTGGAAGTGAACGATGCAGTTCCTGCTATCTTAATCAAAGCAGAGGCACCATTAGTAATTGCATTTCCAGCGTCGCTAGCCGTAAATAAACCATCTTCGTCAGCTTGATTTATCGTTCCATTGTTGGTGATG is a genomic window of Bacteroidota bacterium containing:
- a CDS encoding T9SS type A sorting domain-containing protein produces the protein MGNHMVPNNINIRSHVVDWRDHLFDTSRDKGSTSGNDTVIRQTPSLTTLSFKQKNNESYTGYAGIPLSTSITRTKRLLYYALFILTFIHIGVAQDFINHGTINNRGTLKIKNKAIGLPASLTGTFELIGADQTLTAGQYKHVTLSGTGTKTTTGGNLSITGSLTIASPVTLKIPQGNIITLGDTLFESGILQGAIQKSVDLTGSTTSSNFGNIGATITWSSNAPGITSVIRASDSTQSGNGNQSIKRYYQIQPTDATATGTVEFKFTDSELNGHDIHHLQLWRSTDNGNNWVRQTPVVDTLLRTISKSNVTLAGRWAMADTVRAIGPLQGAAGIAVSIAQASVQNNTLPIILTTLDTIKVLITDAYGTPVSNVQVTFAINLRPGQDTTGRLSDTIVVTDASGYAKTLFTVGSKVGQYRVIATAPNLDTITFSATAQNGAAKTFASLPVTQENKQILTALDSLFTISVADIGGNPVDSAQVQFAIINPPAGSFGAGLSNQSTQTDALGRASTRLTLGSKADTYLVRATVAGVADTITFSATAKFGAPNQLAALALPQQRRPILTKLDTAFTITVTDTGGNAVEGAQVQFAIYDRPGGSIGDTLSVATTTTNAQGKASTQLTLGSKLGDYKVSAKATGVKDTVTFTASAKSGAPKYLAAVTITPQTKPILTPLDTAFTVTVSDTAGNPVEGTQVHFFFGAVPTDAKDTLLSNTTVSTNSLGQAATILTVGSRVGPYEVKAVVATVKDTITFTGNASQGTPVQIMSGGQLNQSGENGKPLADPFIVTILDNGGNPVKDETVVFTIKNDTTYGAALSRSSVQTDPLGQASTILTLGTRVGTYTVSATSVTIGPSSPLIFTGFANAGSAASLVEVSGREQSAIITTQLSSDFVVRVRDANGNIAKPTTVTFSIDTLPSLNAIGQTLTNFTMTTNDSGLASTRLTLGNKSGDYVVNAKVNDSVLVSFKANAKPGAAVAVAEIAGNNQSAQIITELQSDFAMRVVDIGGNNVSGQPVNFTITQSPANSTGERLSEKTTPSDINGFARVKFTLGNKVGTYKIKATSVGVPDVEFTASATHGVAVAMIATEGFNQTKPILTPLDSFKVRVVDIGDNAVPLKNVQFVLMEKPVGDTSATLSTSTDGSDSSGIAVTQLTLGSKVGFYRVKALITSLAVTEAQEIGGTGKNGKNSKKQTHEAVTFTALETTFTAEATQGAAASLVNVSGSIQVNPTLTTLDTAFTLTVKDIGGNLVKKTPVKFAVTKAPDNAIGQTVKDTLVMTDSVGTASTYFTLGDREGTYNVTASVGSNLSALYAADGYYIYGDPNGDINVNVADITTIIDQIIGNKSFSISDSIKSDLDRSGRIDTSDINILRDNILGKSLSFSSPPPFVPEQTASDRLSKKDGQTGSAKPREYFDGAKTQFEVTPQGLRLNMVNTVGVRGIEVRIRLKDSTVNVTKANYVFSRAQHMDVIVKTTDNEIRLLAYSLINSEIQPGEGTILRIPKITSTGQIDTTEVILAITSNKAVTPEVDVIPSVVGKYPLTYKLKQNYPNPFNGSTTIEYDIPDNRITEAKTAIHIFNVLGQKVKTLVSAPHDPGQYKITWNGTDENGVSVASGIYFYRLLTKTHMTTKKMIYVK